From a region of the Leptospira kmetyi serovar Malaysia str. Bejo-Iso9 genome:
- the sppA gene encoding signal peptide peptidase SppA, producing MERNRLALAITFVLTILSVLIGLVNISLATTTSKYSRTTGGTFFSTAPIGAALIKIEGEIHSGHSTFESTGSESILQKLRDIEANPNIKGILIEINSPGGTVGASQEVYNELMRLRKTRKIVVSMKDMAASGGYYIAASADKIFALSGTITGSIGVIAMAPNIKGLLDRYGVKMKVYKEGKYKDSLSLFRDATSEEDEMIQKMLSDTYNEFIQDVAKGRNQTVKSVQNLAEGRIYSGQDAFRNKLVDEIGGRKEALEELSRLCQYDGEIPLYEEEESPFDRLFMMLGSKMNSFSSERIFFKEFKNSPVLVILPQAIR from the coding sequence GTGGAAAGAAACCGCCTTGCATTAGCAATTACATTCGTATTAACCATTTTGTCCGTTTTGATCGGACTCGTGAACATCTCACTCGCGACGACCACCTCCAAATATTCGCGGACGACGGGCGGAACCTTTTTCAGCACGGCTCCGATCGGCGCGGCTCTGATCAAAATCGAGGGAGAAATTCATTCCGGACATTCCACTTTCGAATCCACCGGTTCCGAAAGTATTCTTCAGAAGCTGAGAGATATAGAAGCAAATCCGAATATTAAAGGAATCTTAATCGAAATCAATTCTCCCGGCGGAACCGTCGGCGCGTCGCAGGAAGTTTACAACGAATTGATGCGGCTTCGGAAAACCAGAAAGATCGTAGTGTCGATGAAAGACATGGCGGCGTCGGGCGGATATTATATCGCGGCTTCCGCGGATAAGATCTTCGCGTTATCCGGAACGATCACGGGTTCGATCGGAGTGATCGCGATGGCTCCGAACATCAAAGGACTTTTGGATCGTTACGGAGTGAAGATGAAAGTCTACAAAGAAGGAAAGTATAAGGATTCTCTTTCTTTGTTCCGCGACGCGACTTCGGAAGAAGACGAGATGATTCAAAAGATGTTGTCCGATACGTACAACGAATTCATTCAAGACGTCGCTAAGGGAAGAAACCAAACCGTAAAGTCGGTTCAAAATCTTGCGGAAGGACGCATCTATTCCGGACAAGACGCGTTTAGAAACAAACTCGTGGACGAGATCGGCGGAAGAAAAGAAGCCTTGGAAGAATTATCCAGACTTTGTCAATACGACGGAGAAATTCCGTTATACGAAGAGGAAGAATCTCCTTTCGACAGATTGTTTATGATGTTGGGTTCGAAGATGAATTCTTTTTCGAGCGAAAGAATCTTCTTTAAGGAATTCAAAAATTCTCCGGTGCTTGTGATCCTTCCGCAGGCGATCAGGTAA
- a CDS encoding efflux RND transporter permease subunit has product MRSLIESFIRNRLFMYLGMVFIFLSGLLSLLGLRRDAFPNVDMKQMVISTKFPGASPADVELRVTYPIEEKLKEIDGIDEIRSFSRNSVSDIDVRVSLEEKDPEKVLNEIRRAVDNAMSEFPVQVTEKPKMTERKSGSFPILEFSVFGGKDEIELHTTAEFIERELEKIPGVARVDVFGKRDREWQILVNANKLKQYSLDLNDITNTIRNRNINLPAGSVDSETAFDLRIDGEFKEPSEIGRIPTRTNEIFSTVKLSDIARVEDTFEYPRFLAIANGKQGLILSVIKKERADAIEVAANVHSRLKDLSQTFPSGMKTFVLNDEAKRTKNRLNVVSSNALIGFAIVFGILFLFLDFRTATLTSLSLPFSMLMTFSVLPFFDVSFNMISMMGLIISLGMLVDNSIVISENIYTYLAEKNDAFTASLRGTVEMIVPIFGSYLTTVTAFLPMLFMTGIMGKFIWEIPLVVIVALTASLIESFLFLPARIAAFAKSPDQMKVKSRFRAKMDSIFQSIESGFTKFVSFNIRHKKASFGVILLLVFGSCGAMSQMDFILFPKEDIEIIMIKAEFPATSRIFQTREKMKYMESIVQKIPKEELVSYSTKIGVQQTDPDDPLSRFGENLAVILIYLTPESKRERKASAILRSIEPELRKTPGVNEIFLEEFGNAPPIGAPITISIQGKDYETLKKISNELQAFLKSIPGVFSVRDDYRYGRKQMYIQLDEGLESFTGVSTLSAANSLRAAYDGERAGTVRKGRTKIYLRVLYDKDFRKNPNEIKTIPLRNKAGNITNLAKISKMDLIESPELLAHKDFERAITINGDVKLDEITAHDANQRVANEFKPLIERQYPGVSISFGGEEKDTQRSMASLAKAGIIAIFGIFGILALTIKSFWKPVLILSTIPLGIIGIVIGFPLSGKSISFLAMIGIIGLAGVLVNASIVLVDCIDSIKKDSKATMDEILIEASQRRFRPILLTTLTTVAGLLPTAYSLGGSDPVLIPMTLALGWGLGFGTLGSLLYVPVTLSVFNDLTMKFTGKSNKKK; this is encoded by the coding sequence ATGAGATCACTAATAGAATCCTTTATCCGTAATCGCCTCTTCATGTATTTGGGGATGGTTTTCATCTTTTTATCCGGACTTCTTTCCCTTTTGGGCCTTCGGAGAGACGCGTTCCCGAACGTGGATATGAAACAAATGGTCATTTCCACGAAATTCCCGGGCGCTTCTCCGGCGGACGTGGAACTTCGGGTCACTTATCCGATCGAGGAAAAACTCAAGGAAATCGACGGGATCGACGAAATTCGTTCCTTCTCCCGAAACTCGGTCTCGGACATAGACGTTCGAGTGAGTTTGGAGGAAAAAGACCCCGAAAAGGTTTTAAACGAAATCCGAAGAGCCGTGGACAACGCGATGTCGGAATTCCCGGTTCAGGTCACCGAAAAACCGAAGATGACCGAACGTAAATCCGGTTCGTTTCCGATTCTCGAGTTTTCGGTTTTCGGCGGGAAAGACGAAATCGAACTTCATACGACCGCCGAGTTTATCGAACGAGAACTCGAAAAGATTCCCGGCGTCGCAAGAGTGGACGTCTTCGGAAAACGCGACAGAGAATGGCAAATATTAGTAAATGCTAATAAACTAAAGCAGTATTCCCTCGATCTGAACGATATCACCAATACGATCCGCAACCGGAACATCAATCTTCCCGCGGGTTCGGTGGATTCTGAAACGGCTTTCGACTTGAGAATCGACGGAGAATTCAAAGAACCTTCCGAAATCGGAAGAATTCCGACTCGGACCAACGAGATTTTTTCCACCGTCAAACTGAGCGATATCGCGCGAGTGGAAGACACGTTCGAATATCCCCGTTTTCTCGCGATCGCAAACGGAAAACAAGGTTTGATTCTTTCCGTCATCAAAAAGGAAAGAGCGGACGCGATCGAAGTCGCGGCTAACGTTCATTCCAGGCTGAAGGATCTTTCCCAAACCTTTCCTTCGGGTATGAAAACCTTCGTTCTCAACGACGAAGCGAAAAGAACCAAGAACCGCCTCAACGTGGTTTCGTCTAATGCGTTGATCGGTTTCGCGATCGTGTTCGGAATTCTTTTTCTCTTTCTGGATTTTAGAACGGCGACCCTCACTTCCTTATCCCTTCCGTTTTCGATGTTGATGACGTTTTCGGTTCTTCCGTTTTTCGACGTTTCGTTCAACATGATTTCGATGATGGGTCTCATCATCTCGCTCGGGATGCTCGTCGACAACTCGATCGTGATTTCGGAAAACATCTACACGTATCTCGCGGAAAAAAACGACGCGTTCACCGCTTCGCTGCGCGGAACCGTGGAGATGATCGTTCCGATTTTCGGTTCTTACCTTACTACGGTTACCGCGTTCTTACCGATGTTGTTTATGACCGGGATCATGGGTAAGTTCATCTGGGAAATTCCTTTGGTCGTGATCGTCGCTCTTACCGCGAGTTTGATCGAATCCTTTTTGTTTCTTCCCGCGAGAATCGCTGCGTTCGCAAAAAGTCCCGATCAGATGAAGGTCAAAAGCAGATTCCGCGCCAAAATGGATTCGATCTTTCAATCGATCGAAAGCGGTTTTACGAAATTCGTTTCGTTTAACATCCGTCACAAGAAGGCTTCGTTCGGAGTGATTCTTCTTTTGGTTTTCGGTTCCTGCGGCGCGATGTCGCAGATGGACTTTATTCTTTTTCCGAAAGAGGACATCGAGATCATCATGATCAAAGCGGAGTTTCCCGCGACTTCCAGAATCTTTCAAACCAGAGAGAAGATGAAGTACATGGAAAGTATCGTTCAAAAAATTCCAAAGGAAGAATTGGTCAGTTACTCCACGAAGATCGGAGTTCAACAAACCGATCCGGACGATCCTTTGTCCCGTTTCGGCGAGAACCTCGCGGTGATCCTAATCTATCTTACCCCGGAATCGAAACGAGAACGTAAGGCTTCCGCGATTCTCCGTTCCATCGAACCCGAGTTGAGAAAAACTCCGGGAGTAAACGAAATCTTTTTGGAGGAATTCGGAAACGCTCCTCCGATCGGAGCGCCGATCACGATTTCGATCCAGGGAAAGGATTACGAAACTCTAAAGAAGATTTCGAACGAACTTCAGGCGTTTTTAAAATCGATTCCGGGCGTGTTCTCGGTTCGGGACGATTATCGTTACGGCCGGAAGCAGATGTATATTCAACTCGACGAAGGTCTCGAAAGTTTTACGGGAGTTTCTACCTTGTCCGCCGCGAACAGTCTTCGCGCCGCGTATGACGGGGAAAGAGCGGGAACCGTCCGCAAAGGAAGAACGAAAATTTATCTGAGAGTTCTTTACGATAAGGACTTCCGCAAAAATCCGAACGAGATCAAAACGATTCCTCTTCGAAACAAGGCGGGGAATATTACGAATCTTGCAAAGATTTCCAAGATGGATCTGATCGAATCTCCGGAACTTTTGGCGCATAAGGATTTCGAACGCGCGATCACAATCAACGGAGACGTAAAGTTAGACGAAATCACGGCGCACGACGCGAACCAAAGAGTGGCCAACGAATTCAAACCTTTGATCGAAAGACAATATCCGGGAGTTTCGATCAGTTTCGGCGGGGAAGAAAAGGATACGCAGAGATCCATGGCTTCTCTTGCTAAGGCGGGAATCATCGCGATCTTCGGTATTTTCGGAATTCTCGCGCTTACGATCAAAAGTTTTTGGAAACCCGTTCTGATCTTGAGTACGATTCCTTTGGGAATCATCGGCATCGTGATCGGCTTTCCTCTTTCCGGAAAATCGATCAGCTTCTTGGCGATGATCGGTATCATCGGTCTTGCGGGGGTTCTCGTAAACGCGTCGATCGTTCTCGTGGATTGTATCGATTCCATCAAAAAGGATTCGAAGGCGACCATGGACGAAATTCTGATCGAAGCGAGCCAAAGAAGATTCAGACCGATTCTTTTGACGACTCTTACCACCGTTGCCGGTTTGTTGCCGACTGCGTACAGCCTCGGAGGTTCGGATCCGGTTTTGATTCCTATGACCTTGGCGTTGGGTTGGGGATTGGGTTTCGGTACGCTCGGAAGTCTTCTGTATGTTCCGGTCACCTTATCGGTGTTCAACGATCTTACGATGAAGTTCACCGGCAAATCGAACAAGAAGAAGTGA
- the surE gene encoding 5'/3'-nucleotidase SurE, with product MNILITNDDGIASSGIKALEAILQKEHNTFLIAPLRERSATSMALSIYDSMRVERINDNHYIVDGYPADCVNIGLHGEIFPKIDLVLSGINRGVNMGHDVHYSGTVGAARHGAIHSKLSLAVSSGNVNKEYDYIQEAEFVRHFINEYVSLLKVGTVYNMNIPSDFVSSMENLKITKLGRRTYEDTYSKKNIIGGIADFYLGGSELGHSAEEGTDFAAFFSGKISLTPLSLDQTDSSLLNELSNSLSKNGR from the coding sequence ATGAATATTCTTATCACGAACGACGACGGAATCGCTTCTTCGGGAATCAAAGCCCTGGAAGCGATCCTTCAAAAAGAACACAATACGTTTTTGATCGCGCCCTTGCGCGAACGATCGGCGACTTCCATGGCCTTGTCGATTTACGATTCGATGCGCGTGGAACGGATCAACGACAATCATTATATTGTGGACGGTTATCCCGCGGACTGCGTAAACATCGGTTTGCACGGAGAAATCTTTCCGAAGATCGATCTCGTTTTATCGGGAATCAATCGCGGCGTGAACATGGGCCACGACGTTCATTATTCGGGAACGGTCGGCGCCGCGAGACACGGAGCGATTCACAGCAAACTTTCCTTGGCGGTGAGTTCCGGAAACGTAAATAAAGAATATGATTATATTCAAGAAGCTGAATTCGTTCGTCACTTCATCAACGAATACGTTTCTCTTTTGAAAGTCGGAACGGTCTACAACATGAACATCCCTTCCGATTTCGTTTCTTCGATGGAGAATTTAAAGATCACAAAACTCGGCAGAAGAACTTACGAAGACACGTATTCCAAAAAGAACATTATCGGAGGAATCGCCGATTTTTATCTCGGAGGTTCCGAACTCGGTCATTCCGCGGAAGAAGGAACGGATTTCGCCGCGTTCTTTTCGGGAAAAATTTCCTTAACGCCCTTGTCCTTGGATCAAACGGATTCTTCTTTGTTAAACGAACTCTCGAATTCTTTGAGTAAGAATGGCAGATAA
- a CDS encoding tetratricopeptide repeat protein gives MADKDKNKKSASAKKRILQEINKENFLFALTLIDREISSGNEDPELYYNFAICCARTDNHKKCVSILEELLEKFPRFGERENSILMIVYSLIQNKEYSKALEKCEERLKVQVDDLRILSMKAFALEKSGRIQDAIEIHKRILRLRPDYKNSLNSLGYLLLNQREPSPEEWKLAADCLKTVLKNEPDNPAYLDSFGVLLSKSGKKEEAILAFKKALSKAPTHPEILRHIEKVEDST, from the coding sequence ATGGCAGATAAGGATAAGAATAAAAAATCCGCTTCCGCGAAGAAAAGGATTCTCCAGGAAATCAATAAGGAAAATTTTCTTTTCGCTCTCACTCTGATCGACCGGGAAATTTCCTCCGGAAACGAAGACCCCGAACTATATTATAATTTTGCGATATGTTGCGCGAGAACGGACAATCATAAAAAATGTGTTTCCATTCTCGAAGAACTTTTGGAAAAATTTCCGAGATTCGGTGAAAGAGAAAATTCGATTTTGATGATCGTATATTCTTTGATTCAAAATAAGGAATATTCCAAGGCTCTTGAAAAATGCGAGGAGCGTCTCAAGGTTCAAGTGGACGATCTGAGAATTCTTTCCATGAAGGCTTTCGCTTTGGAAAAGTCGGGACGAATTCAGGATGCGATCGAAATTCACAAGAGAATTCTCAGATTGCGTCCCGATTATAAAAACAGTTTGAATTCTCTCGGTTATCTTTTGTTGAACCAAAGGGAGCCGAGCCCGGAAGAATGGAAATTGGCCGCCGATTGTCTGAAAACGGTTTTGAAAAACGAGCCCGACAATCCGGCTTATCTCGATTCGTTCGGCGTTCTTCTTTCCAAAAGCGGTAAAAAGGAAGAAGCGATTTTGGCTTTTAAAAAAGCTCTCTCGAAAGCTCCTACACATCCCGAGATCTTACGACATATAGAAAAAGTAGAAGACTCTACTTGA